In the Parasphingorhabdus halotolerans genome, CAATATGGTGACTATATCCTCGATCGGATTGAACAGAAAGTGCAGCACAAGGGGAAAGAAATATCCCTGACTGCCAAGGAATTTGAGCTAACCGATATCATGTTCCGTAACCGTGACCGCACCTTGTCGCGGCGCTATATCATGGAAACGGTCTGGCGTACCAACGCACATCTCGCAACTCGGACATTGGATATGCATGTCTCGCGGGTTCGATCCAAATTATCTCTGACGCCGGAGAATGGATTTCGTATTTTTACTGTATTCGGCTATGGCTACCGTCTGGAGACGCTCGGCAACGGGGGATAAAGATGACAAACGGACGTATGGATTTGCTAGAGTTTCGATTCTGGTCGCTGCTTGCCGTTACTCCTATGGCCGTTTTCCCGCAAGCCGCGCATGCGCAGGGAGCCCAATCCGGCGCTCAACAAGATCTTGAACGTGTCACCTATATTGTAAAACGCGGCGATACGTTGATTGGTCTTGCCAAAAAATATTTTCGCAAGCCTTCAGATTATCGCGTGGTGCAACGGATCAACCGGATCAAAAACCCCCGCCTGATTTCGGTCGGTAAACGACTGTCAGTGCCCTTCCGGATATTGAAATATCGCCCTAGCACCGCCAGCATTGCTGCTTTTAAAGGCAATGTTTCGCTAGCAGGTAACGGTCAAACAGCGGATGTCTCAAAAGGAATGGCGCTTGCTGAAGGCCAACGCATTTCAACAGCAGCATCCAGTTTTGTAACGCTAAGACTGGAAGACGGCTCGCGCATTTCGATGCCGTCGAATAGCCGCGTTCTTGTAGAACGGCTGCGCTATATTTCCCTGACCGATAGCATCGATTATGAATTCTCGGTTGAGAACGGCCGGATACGCTCAAAAATCGTACCATTCAGCAAGAAGGCTGATCGATATCGGGTGCGAACACCCGTAGCGGTATCGGCTGTTCGCGGAACAGATTATCGCACACGAGTTGATGAAAATACCGGGACCGTGTTTTCGGAGACGGTCGAGGGATTGGTTGACGTTTCTTTGGGAGTAAACTCAGGCGGCAAATCCGTATCCATACCCGAAGGCACCGGAGCGGCTGCGACAGTCACAGGTTCGTTGGACAAGGCTGACCTTTTATCGCCTCCCACTTTGGTTGAACCCGGCAAAGTTCAGTCCGAACAACAGGTTTCGTTCGCTGTAACTCCAAGAACAGATGCGGCAGGAAGCCGGATATTGGTTTCGACCGATGCAGGTTTTGTAGATATTGTCGCGGAACAACAATCAGAAAGCGCGATAGTCAGTTTGCCCAGCCTGCCCGACGGAAGATATTTTGCCAAAGCAACTTCGATTTCAAACGATGGTTTCGAAGGCATGCCCGCAGCCTATAGTTTCAAGCGCCAATTGAGCACTTTAAGCGGCAGCGCCGGAGCAGGTGATTTTGGATATCGTTTTAAATGGGACGGCGAAGGAAGCGGTAAACGATTTTATCGGTTTCAAATTGTCAAAGACAGCAAATCCGCTGTGCCGATGGTGGATGAAGCCGGTTTGATTGATCAATCTTTGACATTGTCCGACTTGCCGGATGGCGAATA is a window encoding:
- a CDS encoding FecR family protein; translated protein: MTNGRMDLLEFRFWSLLAVTPMAVFPQAAHAQGAQSGAQQDLERVTYIVKRGDTLIGLAKKYFRKPSDYRVVQRINRIKNPRLISVGKRLSVPFRILKYRPSTASIAAFKGNVSLAGNGQTADVSKGMALAEGQRISTAASSFVTLRLEDGSRISMPSNSRVLVERLRYISLTDSIDYEFSVENGRIRSKIVPFSKKADRYRVRTPVAVSAVRGTDYRTRVDENTGTVFSETVEGLVDVSLGVNSGGKSVSIPEGTGAAATVTGSLDKADLLSPPTLVEPGKVQSEQQVSFAVTPRTDAAGSRILVSTDAGFVDIVAEQQSESAIVSLPSLPDGRYFAKATSISNDGFEGMPAAYSFKRQLSTLSGSAGAGDFGYRFKWDGEGSGKRFYRFQIVKDSKSAVPMVDEAGLIDQSLTLSDLPDGEYYWRIGVTQISDGEASEKWTDFEKLTVAD